A genomic segment from Bradyrhizobium sp. CB1015 encodes:
- a CDS encoding ATP-binding protein — MLERSSSRPDDGKTLSQTLGRDGQAVTLQSQADARSELIGTTPTDDETNRKNMALLIQLRWTAVVGQIVTIGAVHFGLGIPLPLERMGAVIGALVLLNVSSLVWVRHRAAISNNELLVALMLDVAALTAQLYLSGGATNPFTSLFLLQVTLGAVLLDARSTWSLVALTCASFVWLTLAYRPLDLPPNPLSETYTLTVLGMLLGFVLNAVLLVVFVTRINRNLRERDAHLAALRQHAAEQDHIVRMGLLASGAAHELGTPLASLSVILSDWRRMPDLAADQELAEDLSEMETSLQRCKSIVTGILVSAGEARGEGSSPTTVTAFVSALVDEWRNARSARTLYFVNTFGEDVAIVSDVALKQVIFNVLDNAYEVSRDWVELVAEREGDNLVLSISDRGPGFAPEMLAQLGKPYQSSKGRAGGGLGLFLVVNVVRKLGGTVTAENHRKRGATVRLTLPLATLAIGGNFDA, encoded by the coding sequence CGAGCCGACCTGACGACGGGAAAACGCTTTCCCAGACGCTTGGGCGTGACGGGCAAGCCGTCACGCTGCAATCGCAGGCCGATGCGCGCAGCGAGCTGATCGGCACGACGCCGACCGACGACGAGACCAACCGCAAGAACATGGCGCTGCTGATCCAGCTGCGCTGGACCGCGGTGGTCGGCCAGATCGTGACCATCGGTGCCGTGCATTTCGGCCTCGGCATCCCCCTGCCGCTGGAGCGGATGGGCGCGGTGATCGGCGCGCTGGTGCTGCTCAACGTCTCCAGCCTGGTCTGGGTGCGCCATCGCGCCGCGATCTCCAACAACGAGCTCTTGGTCGCCTTGATGCTGGACGTCGCCGCGCTGACCGCGCAGCTCTATCTCTCCGGCGGCGCCACCAATCCCTTCACCTCGCTGTTCCTGCTGCAGGTGACGCTGGGCGCGGTGCTGCTCGATGCTCGCTCGACCTGGTCGCTGGTCGCACTGACCTGTGCGAGCTTCGTCTGGCTGACATTGGCGTACCGGCCGCTCGATCTGCCGCCAAATCCGTTGAGCGAGACTTATACGCTCACGGTGCTCGGCATGCTCCTGGGCTTCGTGCTCAACGCCGTGCTGCTGGTGGTGTTCGTCACCCGCATCAACAGGAATTTGCGCGAGCGCGACGCCCATCTGGCGGCGCTGCGCCAGCATGCCGCCGAGCAGGACCACATCGTGCGCATGGGCCTGCTCGCCTCCGGCGCGGCGCATGAGCTCGGCACGCCGCTCGCCTCGCTCTCGGTGATCCTCAGCGACTGGCGCCGCATGCCCGATCTTGCCGCCGATCAGGAGCTTGCCGAGGACCTGTCGGAAATGGAGACGTCGCTGCAGCGCTGCAAGTCGATCGTGACGGGCATCCTGGTGTCGGCGGGCGAAGCGCGCGGTGAAGGCTCATCGCCCACGACGGTGACGGCCTTCGTCAGCGCGCTCGTGGACGAATGGCGCAATGCGCGCTCCGCCCGCACGCTCTACTTCGTCAACACCTTCGGCGAGGACGTCGCGATCGTCTCCGACGTCGCGCTGAAGCAGGTGATCTTCAACGTGCTCGACAACGCCTATGAGGTCTCGCGCGACTGGGTCGAGCTCGTCGCCGAGCGCGAGGGCGACAATCTCGTGCTGTCGATCTCCGACCGCGGCCCGGGCTTTGCGCCGGAGATGCTGGCGCAGCTGGGCAAGCCCTACCAGTCGAGCAAGGGCCGTGCCGGCGGCGGGCTCGGCCTGTTCCTGGTGGTGAACGTCGTGCGCAAATTGGGGGGCACCGTCACCGCCGAGAACCACAGGAAGCGCGGCGCCACCGTGCGCCTCACGCTGCCGCTCGCAACATTGGCGATCGGAGGGAATTTTGACGCCTGA
- a CDS encoding response regulator transcription factor, whose translation MTPDRSLIVVEDDAGFARTLKRSFERRGYEVVLAASIEEVRQVLEERSFGHAVVDLKLGGASGLACVELLHTHDPDMLIVVLTGFASISTAVEAIKLGACHYLAKPSNTDDIEAAFHKAEGNAEVALDTRPTSIKTLEWERIHQTLIETEFNISEAARRLGMHRRTLARKLEKRPVK comes from the coding sequence TTGACGCCTGACCGTTCGCTCATCGTCGTCGAGGACGATGCGGGTTTCGCCCGCACGCTGAAGCGCTCGTTCGAGCGCCGCGGCTACGAGGTCGTGCTTGCCGCCTCGATCGAGGAGGTGCGCCAGGTGCTGGAGGAACGCTCCTTCGGTCATGCCGTGGTCGACCTCAAGCTCGGCGGCGCCTCGGGCCTTGCCTGCGTCGAGCTGCTGCACACACACGATCCCGACATGCTGATCGTGGTGCTGACTGGCTTTGCCAGCATCTCCACCGCCGTCGAAGCGATCAAGCTGGGGGCCTGCCACTACCTGGCAAAGCCGTCGAACACCGACGACATCGAGGCCGCCTTCCACAAGGCCGAAGGTAACGCCGAGGTCGCGCTCGATACGCGGCCGACCTCGATCAAGACGCTGGAATGGGAACGCATCCACCAGACCTTGATCGAGACCGAGTTCAACATCTCGGAAGCGGCCCGCCGGCTGGGCATGCACCGGCGGACGCTGGCGCGGAAGCTTGAGAAGCGGCCCGTGAAGTAG
- a CDS encoding glutathione S-transferase family protein — translation MDPILLYGFPKGSSMGLVAALEWLGKPYRLCRVDMMGEMRSPSYARINPRHETPVFITEQGEVLTETMAIAAWLEARDVERRISFDPLSRQADRIHQLIAFVNTGFTGAFAPLWAAMEAEAMEPAAKSVLRAFGTARVIERHDKFEAMIEARQFLLGERPTLADAVLVGVARWLDVHAVAERSRWPKLAALRTRLEADPAVLYATALEDGGSDPGTGSCKGHVALADVIARFGK, via the coding sequence ATGGACCCAATTCTACTCTACGGCTTCCCGAAGGGAAGCTCCATGGGGCTCGTTGCGGCTCTCGAATGGCTGGGCAAGCCATATCGGCTGTGCCGGGTCGATATGATGGGCGAGATGCGAAGCCCGTCATACGCCCGCATCAATCCGCGACATGAGACGCCGGTCTTCATCACCGAGCAGGGCGAGGTGCTGACGGAAACGATGGCTATCGCGGCCTGGCTCGAAGCCAGGGATGTCGAACGGCGCATCAGCTTCGATCCGCTGTCGCGGCAAGCCGATCGCATCCATCAGCTCATTGCGTTCGTGAATACGGGTTTCACCGGCGCCTTCGCGCCGCTGTGGGCCGCAATGGAAGCCGAAGCCATGGAGCCCGCCGCGAAGTCGGTTCTGCGTGCCTTCGGCACAGCAAGGGTCATCGAGCGCCATGACAAGTTCGAAGCGATGATCGAAGCGCGGCAATTCCTGCTCGGGGAGCGGCCGACCCTCGCCGACGCCGTACTCGTCGGCGTCGCGCGCTGGCTCGACGTCCACGCGGTCGCGGAGCGGAGCCGCTGGCCGAAGCTGGCGGCGCTGCGAACTCGCCTCGAGGCCGATCCGGCGGTCCTCTATGCCACCGCTCTGGAGGACGGCGGCTCTGATCCGGGAACGGGATCGTGCAAAGGCCACGTCGCGCTGGCCGACGTGATTGCGCGGTTCGGCAAATAG
- a CDS encoding helix-turn-helix domain-containing protein: MKDLVSRCPIEEVMQILSGRWPTLLIYYLKQGTKRFSDLRRDNPTISHRMLALELRKLEDAGIVSRTEFGGYPLRVEYDLTSAGHALVPLIDALGDWWASVSAGADGEERRGEIGVSATTQRT; the protein is encoded by the coding sequence ATGAAGGATCTCGTTTCGAGATGTCCCATCGAGGAAGTGATGCAGATTTTGAGCGGTCGCTGGCCGACGCTGCTGATCTATTATTTGAAGCAGGGCACCAAGCGCTTCAGCGACTTGCGCCGAGACAATCCGACCATCTCACACAGGATGCTCGCGCTCGAGCTCCGCAAGCTGGAGGACGCCGGTATCGTAAGCCGCACTGAATTCGGCGGATATCCGCTGCGCGTGGAATACGATCTGACCTCCGCCGGTCATGCCCTCGTGCCGTTGATCGATGCCTTGGGGGACTGGTGGGCGTCGGTTTCAGCTGGGGCTGACGGAGAAGAGCGTCGGGGCGAGATCGGCGTCTCGGCAACGACGCAGCGGACTTGA